From the genome of Eucalyptus grandis isolate ANBG69807.140 chromosome 2, ASM1654582v1, whole genome shotgun sequence, one region includes:
- the LOC104435629 gene encoding polygalacturonase-1 non-catalytic subunit beta-like codes for MSEISFSKMSLFALFLVLLFSLHVVSTTAGTTDADSLVSDANSIPPKEYLVHYWNEQITNTLAVPPLLISKVSPLTTAETALFAQLVAKDALSDHLLSFCKAARLLCFPDLSSHQVGKDAPVYYNVIIGATTLAGGMNVNKGVEPGKYFRESTLRSGNVIQMPDLHSKTPERSFLPRSISSRLPFSTSKLAELKQIFHARDDSTMEKILVRTLSLCEEAPIRGETKRCVSSVEDMIDFATSILGHDIKLHSTKSDEGSKHDILIGRVKRIGGSKLSAPVACHDSLFPYMVYYCHAVPTLRVYEVDILDPVSKAKINNGVAVCHMDTSAWNPNHEAFLALGSGPGQIEACHWIYGKYAVWTRAN; via the exons ATGAGTGAGATCAGCTTTAGCAAGATGTCTCTCTTCGCCCTCTTCCTCGTCCTGCTGTTTTCACTCCAT GTTGTTTCCACCACGGCTGGAACCACCGACGCCGACTCCCTTGTCAGCGATGCCAACTCAATCCCTCCCAAGGAATACCTTGTCCATTACTGGAACGAACAAATCACCAACACCCTAGCCGTACCACCACTGCTTATATCCAAAGTGTCGCCCTTAACTACTGCAGAAACGGCCCTTTTTGCCCAGCTCGTTGCTAAAGATGCTCTATCCGACCACCTCCTATCTTTCTGCAAGGCAGCACGACTGCTTTGCTTCCCGGACTTATCATCCCATCAAGTTGGCAAGGACGCTCCTGTTTACTACAATGTCATTATTGGTGCCACAACACTGGCCGGTGGCATGAACGTGAACAAAGGCGTGGAGCCAGGGAAATACTTTCGGGAGTCGACGCTGAGGAGTGGGAATGTGATCCAGATGCCGGATCTTCATTCCAAAACTCCCGAAAGGTCGTTTTTGCCACGCAGTATTTCCTCTAGATTACCATTCTCGACCTCAAAGCTTGCCGAGCTGAAGCAAATCTTCCATGCTAGGGACGATTCGACTATGGAGAAGATACTGGTACGCACACTTAGCCTATGCGAGGAAGCACCGATACGAGGTGAGACCAAGCGATGTGTTAGTTCTGTTGAGGACATGATAGACTTTGCCACCTCAATACTAGGCCACGACATCAAGCTTCATTCCACGAAGAGCGACGAAGGGTCAAAGCATGATATCTTGATTGGACGAGTGAAAAGGATAGGTGGGAGTAAATTGAGTGCGCCTGTGGCATGTCACGATAGTCTATTTCCTTACATGGTTTATTACTGTCATGCGGTTCCAACACTCCGTGTTTACGAGGTAGATATACTGGATCCCGTGTCCAAGGCCAAGATCAACAACGGCGTCGCAGTCTGTCATATGGACACGTCGGCTTGGAATCCAAACCACGAGGCATTTCTTGCGCTCGGGTCGGGCCCTGGTCAGATCGAGGCCTGCCACTGGATCTATGGGAAATATGCGGTCTGGACTAGGGCTAATTAG